A region of the Pseudoprevotella muciniphila genome:
AAACGCAGTAGCAGCACTTCTCCTTGTTCCTTGAAGAGGATGCTCCTTCCGCGGAAGAATACGTACGCTTTTACTTTGTCGCCTTCGGAGAGGAATCCTTTTGCATGCTTGAGTTTGAAGTTGTAGTCGTGGTCGTCGGTTTGCGGTCCGAATCTGATTTCCTTGACATCCACCTTGACCTGCTTTGCCTTCATTTCCTTCTGACGCTTTTTTTGCTGATAGAGGAACTTCGAATAGTCGATGATGCGACATACGGGTGGGTCGGCATTAGGTGAGATTTCCACGAGGTCGAGGCCTTTCTGCTCTGCGAGTTGTATAGCCTGCTCTGTTGTCATCACTGTTGATGCTATGTCGTCACCTACGATTCGCACTTCGCGTGCTCTGATTTGCCCGTTGACGTTGTAGCGTAACTTCGTTTTGTCGTTCTTCATTCTCTGTGTCGTAGAATTGCTTTTTTGCGTGCAGAATTATTTTTGAATTTATTTGCGGCTGCAAAATTAGTAGTTTTTTGTCATTTCCGCAACCAAATCGTTGATTTTCTTGGCAAAATCTTCCACTTTCATGCTTCCCTGGTCTCCTTCGCCTTGTTTTCTGACAGAAATGGTATTGTTTTCCACTTCTTTTTCGCCGACGATGAGCAGGTATGGTATGTGTTTGATTTCGTTGTCGCGGATTTTTCGTCCTATTTTTTCGCTTCTGTCATCAACGGCTGCACGAACGCCGAGGTCTTCGAGTTGCCGGCGCACTTGCTGTGCATAGTCGTTGAATTTGTCGGAGATGGGCAGTACGACAGCCTGGTCGGGCATGAGCCAGAGCGGGAACTTGCCTGCGGTGTGCTCAATGAGTACAGCCACGAAGCGCTCCATAGAACCGAAAGGTGCACGGTGTATCATAACGGGACGATGCTTCTGGTTGTCCGTTCCTGTATATTCGAGTTGGAAGCGCTCTGGGAGGTTGTAGTCCACCTGTATGGTACCAAGTTGCCAACGGCGTCCGAGTGCGTCCTTGACCATGAAGTCGAGTTTTGGTCCGTAGAATGCGGCTTCTCCGTATTCTATTTTTGCAGGCAGTCCTTTTTCTTCGCAAGCCTCGATGATGGCACGTTCTGCCTTTTCCCAGTTTTCGTCCGTTCCGATGTATTTCTCGCGGTTCTCACGGTCGCGGAGTGAGATTTGCGCCTCATAGTTCTGGAAGTTGAGTGCCCGGAAGATAATCATGATGATATCCATCACACGAAGGAACTCGCCCTTCACCTGTTCGGGGCGGCAGAAGATGTGTGCGTCGTCCTGCGTAAATCCGCGCACACGGGTCAGTCCGTGGAGTTCGCCGCTCTGCTCGTAGCGATATACCGTGCCGAACTCAGCGAGGCGCAGTGGCAGGTCCTTGTACGAACGTGGTTTCGAGGCATAGATGGCGCAGTGGTGGGGGCAGTTCATCGGTTTGAGCATGTACTCCTCCCCTTCTTCGGGTGTATGTATAGGCTGGAACGAATCCTTGCCATACTTGGCATAGTGTCCGCTGGTAACGTAGAGGTTCTTCGAGCCGATATGTGGTGTCATGACCTGCTGATAGCCGAAGCGTTTCTGTATTTTCTTGAGGAAATCCTCGAGGAGCAGGCGCAGTGTGGTGCCTTTCGGCAGCCACATGGGGAGTCCCTTCCCTACGAGTTCGGAGAACATGAAGAGTTCCATTTCCTTACCTATCTTTCGGTGGTCGCGACGCTTGGCTTCCTCTATCATCTGCAGGTATTCGTCGAGCATTTTCTTCTTGGGGAAGGTAATGCCATAGACGCGCGTCATCTGCGGGCGCTTTTC
Encoded here:
- the infC gene encoding translation initiation factor IF-3, yielding MKNDKTKLRYNVNGQIRAREVRIVGDDIASTVMTTEQAIQLAEQKGLDLVEISPNADPPVCRIIDYSKFLYQQKKRQKEMKAKQVKVDVKEIRFGPQTDDHDYNFKLKHAKGFLSEGDKVKAYVFFRGRSILFKEQGEVLLLRFANDLEEYGKVEQMPKLEGKRMTIFISPKKIQAKKDALVQRPVEERVAKAAPKQKAKKEYTGPKVEGEDF
- the thrS gene encoding threonine--tRNA ligase; the protein is MIKITFPDGNVREYESGVTGLQIAESISPRLAQDVLACGVNGETRELNRPINEDATINLYKWDDPEGKHAFWHTSSHLMAEAMQELWPGTQFGIGPAIENGFYYDVMPPEGVTIKEEDFPKIEKKMQELQQKKEALVREDISKTDAIKFFDQRGQHYKNELIADLEDGTITTYTQGSFTDLCRGPHLMTTAPIKAIKVTACSSAYWRGDEKRPQMTRVYGITFPKKKMLDEYLQMIEEAKRRDHRKIGKEMELFMFSELVGKGLPMWLPKGTTLRLLLEDFLKKIQKRFGYQQVMTPHIGSKNLYVTSGHYAKYGKDSFQPIHTPEEGEEYMLKPMNCPHHCAIYASKPRSYKDLPLRLAEFGTVYRYEQSGELHGLTRVRGFTQDDAHIFCRPEQVKGEFLRVMDIIMIIFRALNFQNYEAQISLRDRENREKYIGTDENWEKAERAIIEACEEKGLPAKIEYGEAAFYGPKLDFMVKDALGRRWQLGTIQVDYNLPERFQLEYTGTDNQKHRPVMIHRAPFGSMERFVAVLIEHTAGKFPLWLMPDQAVVLPISDKFNDYAQQVRRQLEDLGVRAAVDDRSEKIGRKIRDNEIKHIPYLLIVGEKEVENNTISVRKQGEGDQGSMKVEDFAKKINDLVAEMTKNY